The sequence below is a genomic window from Sphingobacterium sp. ML3W.
GCAGTCACCACAACTCGACCTCTATTCCATTCCCCAATAGATCTACGTGCACGTCCATCTTGATTGGAAGTCATTAAGTCATAAAGTGAAGCTAACGTACGGTTACCATCTCTCCCCATTTTCGCATCGGGATGAAGCTTATCATCCAACACCTGATATTCCAATCCAATAGCAGATCCCTTTGTTTTTTCTTTAAGCGTCACAAAATATTTAACACCACTGTTGGCACCAGGACTCAGTTTAAATTCAAAAGATAAATCAAAAATTGCATACTTATCCTTCGTAACGATATCGCCCCCATTGGTAGATTCTGAGCCATCCGACTTCAACACTTTTAACTCGCCATTGTTCACTTCCCAACCTTTCGCCGGGAATTTATCACCATTAACGCTCCTCCAACCGTTGCTACTCTTTCCATCAAATAACAATTTGACACCACTTTTCTTTTCAGAAGCCACAACTTCGTTAGGCTTCAGGTTCACAATATAGACGTCCTTAGGAAAAGCTCTCGATTTCAGATTAGAAGTTTGTATCTTAATATTTTTGAAATACACCTTCTTCCCATCCAATTTTTCAGGAATACTATGCACCTGAAGACCGATAAATCCAGTCCGATCGATCGTATCTACCACATAAGAAACAGGGATATCGTTTACCCAAGTACGCAATTCGTCTCCAATAGCTTCGATGCGGATATGATTAAATTCCTCTTGCTTATACGCTTTTTTTGCACTTTCATTTAGATCCAATGGATATAACCAACTGCGACGAGCTTCATCATAGATACCACCCGTCCACGCCCTTTCAGATGGATCTATTTCAACCTGACGACCATAAACACGACCAAGACCACCATTCGCATTCGGATCCAAGTGACTCCGTGTCTGGATACCCGAATTCGTTTGGTCTCCTTCAAGCTTTACATCCAACTCTAAAATAAAATCACCATATTCTTTTTCTGTGATTAAAAATGAATTCGGAGTCCCTTTTGTCATACGTCCAACAATTGTTTCCCCTTCTATAGAATAAGGAGCCTTACCTCCAACAGACTTCCAACCATTGAGCGTCTTTCCATCAAACAGGTTTACCCACCCCTTCTCCTTGCTTCTATCCTCTTGAGCATGCGACAATACGCCATTACTTAATAGTGCTACAAGGAGAATCGACTTAAAAATTACATTGTTTTTCATTAGCTTATAATTAGATATTTTTATTCAACTTTATGGTTTACGTTTTTGCTTTCACTTCATTATGCTCAGCTTCCAATAGTAAGGGAATTTGATTTCTCTCAGCTCCTGGATACCCAATATTCTGATTGATTACCCCTTTGATATTCGTATTGATAGCCTTAGCAGGAATAGGCCATAACATATGATGCACGCTAACTTTGTATTCAGCCCACTTATGCTTCACACCTTTATTGTAAAAATTACTTTTAGAAACGACTCTGTCATACCAAAAATTAACACCTTCCTGCTTGATATTGGAATTAACGCCTCCTGAACCACTTATTCCATCCAGATTATAGGTACGTCCTCCAAATATTTCACAGGATTTTTTACTTTTCGCATAGGTATAAGCAATCCTCACCAGTTCGATATGCCTATTTTCTTCATAATAGAGCTCTCGAGCACGTTCATCCAATATCTCTCCTATATTGATGTCTGCAGCAGTCAATTTGGAAGCACCGGCCCTTTCCCTAACCTCATTCATAGCTATAGCTGCTTGTCCAAGGTCATTCTTCCAATAATAACTTTCAGCCAATAATAGAAATACCTCCGCCGAACGGTAGATGTACCAAGGAGTCTCACCACCTTCCCATTGTGTCTGCAAAGGATCTGGTACAAAGATCTTATAATGTGGCCAAGAAAACCAAAGACGAATGGAGTCTTCTACGCTCATCCCTACAGGCTTAACGAAATTTTTTCCATACCATTGATTTCCATCTTTTTTTAGCGTAGGTTCATTATATTTTAGGTCTTCCATTGTTTTCCAACTATCGCGATTCATGATGCCCCTTAGATCATTGTCTTCCTTACCCTTTCTCCAGATTTCATTGGTAGAATACCAAGTTGGACGTAATCTTCCAATTCCCCGACCATAATTTTTATTTAGATCTAACGAATTATCTTGTTCATTCTCTGCCAATACAATACTGGTCCCAGTTTTACCATCAGGAGTCTTAATACCACCATTATTCCAAAATGGAACCGCGTTACGCATGGTCCTGATACGATCAGACCCATCCACACCTGGAAAAGAAACCACATACATCAATCCTTCCGAATTGGCGCCATCCAGTTTAGCCTCAACACTATGCAAATCAAACATTAAGTTAGTGTTTGGTTTTGACTTATTGGAGGTAAATCTATTTTTCATCAACGGATGCATTGCAACAATTTCTTTACCAACAGTAATAGCGCTGTCAAAATCCAGCAAAGCCATATTTACTTTCATCAGCAATACCCCACAAGCAGCCTTTGAAGTACGTCCCCTATCAACTCTTTCAGGGACCCATTGATAAGCAAATTCTAAATCCTTTTTCAACTTTTCTAGGATGCTCCACCGATTACTGCTATAAAAATCATACTTAGGCTCATTGATTTCCTTATCGATAAAAGGCACATCTCCAAATTGATGAACTAATTTAAAATAACGGTATGCTCTTTGGAAGTATGCAGCACCAAGGACGGCATTCTTTTCTTGCTCATCTTTAAAAACTGCTACATCAATCCGAGATATAATGAGATTCGCATATTTGATTCCTTTATACCCTTCATACCAATACCAACCGACTTTCGTTCTATCGTTATTATTAAGGTCTGCATCAGGCATTAGGGCGATATCCATATCCATTTGAGGTCCCGCCTTATCGGTAGTACCTTCAACAGCGATATCCGATTGTATCATTTCAGTCAATATAGGAGGAGCATCACCAAAAAACTCATGGCGCATATTCCGTTCACAAGCGGTCAATGCAGAGTACATTCCTTTCGCATCAGACAGTGCAATATCAGGTTCATAAAAAGACAATGGCTGCGGCTTGAGCCATTCCTTACTGCAGGAGTACGTGAGCATTGTAAAAAAACCAATTGTTAGTGCAGGTATAATTTTCTTTTCAAATTTCATGATGTAACAATTATAAAGTAACGTTGAGACTCAGGTTATAAGTTCTAGGTGTCGGTATTCCATATGAATTATCAACTGTTTTCGATTCAGGATCTCCAAATTTCCAATCTTTAGTCCAATATGCTGCGTTTCTGATAGATGCCGAAACCCTCAGATTCTGAACCTGTATCGTATTCAAGATTGATTTTGGCAGATTATAGGACAATACGATATTTTCCAATCGAATAAATGATTTATCCACGTAATAAGTGCCTATATTTTTAGAACCGATACGTGCATAATCATTAATTGGATTGTCTGCCGTCCATCTTGGTAGTGCATAATCAGTACTCCGATCCGCAAAACTGTTATTGTTTGCCGCCCGATTAAAGTCATTAAATTGTCCCCAGTTGGAATACAAAAAGAAAGAAAGGCTCAAGTCGCGATAACTGAATTCATTCCGAAATGACCATCTAAATCTCGGAGACCTATACCCCTGAAATGTACGATCCTCATTCGTCATCACTTGATCGCCATTTTGATCGATATACTTAAAATCACCGGGTTGATTACCATATATTTCAGCTTCTTCCTCTTCCCCTAGCTGCCAAACGCCATTCCGTTCATAAGCCCAGATTCTATCGGGATCCTGTCCAATAAACCACTTATTGTCAATATCATCCGCTTCCTTCTGTCCAATCACATTTCCTTGACTATCCTTAATATCGATCATATCTCCATAAAGCGATACTATCTTTCTTCGGTTTAACATAAAAATCGCAGAGGCATTCCAATTGAAATCTCCCTTTTTCAACAAGTTGCTGTTCAAAGTAATATCGAATCCCTTGTTGTTAAGTTCGCCCAAGTTTGCAGCAACACTACTAAAACCAATGATATCAGGTAAAGACCGATTGACTAAAAGATCCTGTGTCGTAGCCGTATAGAAGTCCACTGCTCCACTCAGCTTACCTTTAAATATGGAGAAATCTAACCCAGCATTGTAAGAAGCTTTTGTCTCCCACTTCAACCCTAGATTTGCCATTCTATTGACATACAATTGTGAGGATAGATAGATGTTTCCACTTTCATCAATATAGGGATGCAATCCAGAAGTCATATCCGATAAAGCTTCGTACATACCGATATCGCGATTTCCATTTTTACCCCAAGACAACCTCAGTTTACCATAATCTAGCCATGCCATATTATTCATAAATCCTTCTGAGGAGAAGTCCCAAGCAAATGCCAAGGCTGGGAAAGTGGCTCTTGGATTCTGAGAACCAAATGCCGAAAACCCATCCCTTCTAATCGAAGCAGTTAACATATACCGATCTTTCAAAGAGTAGAATAAACGGGCCATTAGCGCATCTCCAGTTTTGTAAGTATCCTCGCTTTCATTGATGGGTATAGTACCGGCCTGCAATCTATGCCAACCAAGTACATCACTTGGAACAAATTGAGAAGAGGTAGCTTTTGTTTTCCAAGCTTGTCCCTTTTCCGCATTCTGCAAAAGGGTAACCTCGAAGTTATGGATATCAAACCTTTTCTTCCATCTCAGCACATTATCCAATTGCCAATTATAGGTTTTCTTGAAAGTGCGCTCACTACTACCACCCTTGGCCGCCCATTCAGGATTTTTAGAAGAATCATGGTTGTAATATTCTTGCCATACAAATGAAGGAGTGAAATTAGATTGCAATTCAATACCAAAAGGCAAGCTGACGACTGCATACAAACTCGAATTCAAGGTATTGTACACATCTTTGCGGTCTCTAAATTGATTATCAAAGAACGGGTTGACAGGAGTTACGTCACCCGTTGGCAATCTTTGATAAATACTTGTTGGATCATCCATATTATTAGACCCATAAGGAGAAATAATGGCCGATTGGTTCCAATCTGCACTTAAAAACCCTTCGTTTCGTACTGCAAAATTGCTATTGGCACCCACCTTCAGATAAGGTGTAATTTTAGTTTCCAAATTCAGACGCGTACGAAAATTCTTGAATCGATCTCCTACGATGATCCCTTCTCTATCCACATGGTTTAACGAAAAATAGTAATTCGACGTTTCATTGCTGTTGGATACCGCAACCGAATAATCTTGTTGGATACCTTTTTGGTAAACCAGATCTTGCCAGTTTGTGATCTTATTATTCAGGTAATTCTCAATTTCCGGAGTCTTCAACTCCAAACGTGACAACCAAGTCCTGACCAACTCATCTTCCGTAACAGCTGTCACAGGATCTTTTTGACTATAATTGAACCAATCCAATTGACTCACCGCAGTTAGCTTACGCGGATCCATAAACCTTTCTGGATATTGCTCTAAATAAGCGGTCGTATTTTTCCCAACCTCATAGTCATATCGATAGTTCAAAAACTCATCGGCTGTCATTACACGAGACATTCCTGCATTCTCAACCATGCCAAAATTGCCATTAAAGGTAATCGTAGGTTTACCCTTCTTCCCCTTTTTTGTTGTGATCAAGACCACCCCATTGGCCGCCTTTGCCCCATAAACTGCAGTAGCACTGGCATCTTTTAAGATATCGATAGATTGAATATCATTGGGATTGATATCAGCAAAAGTACCATCAAAGATCACCCCATCGATTACATTCAAAGGACTATTTCCAGCTTTTAAAGTGCCATTTCCCCTAACAAGTAAATCGGCATCCCCCTTAGCGGAGTGCCCCATACCAATGACCATACCTGCGGCATTCCCACGAAGTAGATCCTGTATAGAACGAGGAGCCTCTTTTTCAAGCTTTTCAGCCTGAACGGAAGCAATTGCACCCGTGACATCTTTACGTTTAGCTGTACCATAACCAATCACGACGACCTCTTCCAAATCCTCCACATAATCTTTCAGTATCACTTCAATATCATCTTTACCTTGCGTTTCAAGCTCTTTAGTTTCATATCCTTTATGGCTAAAGACCAAAGTAATAGTTGTCG
It includes:
- a CDS encoding DUF1080 domain-containing protein, whose product is MKNNVIFKSILLVALLSNGVLSHAQEDRSKEKGWVNLFDGKTLNGWKSVGGKAPYSIEGETIVGRMTKGTPNSFLITEKEYGDFILELDVKLEGDQTNSGIQTRSHLDPNANGGLGRVYGRQVEIDPSERAWTGGIYDEARRSWLYPLDLNESAKKAYKQEEFNHIRIEAIGDELRTWVNDIPVSYVVDTIDRTGFIGLQVHSIPEKLDGKKVYFKNIKIQTSNLKSRAFPKDVYIVNLKPNEVVASEKKSGVKLLFDGKSSNGWRSVNGDKFPAKGWEVNNGELKVLKSDGSESTNGGDIVTKDKYAIFDLSFEFKLSPGANSGVKYFVTLKEKTKGSAIGLEYQVLDDKLHPDAKMGRDGNRTLASLYDLMTSNQDGRARRSIGEWNRGRVVVTADNKVEHYLNGVKMLSYERGSKEFKDLVAKSKYKDWVDFGEAKEGYILLQDHGDQVSFRSIKINTSN
- a CDS encoding RagB/SusD family nutrient uptake outer membrane protein, producing the protein MKFEKKIIPALTIGFFTMLTYSCSKEWLKPQPLSFYEPDIALSDAKGMYSALTACERNMRHEFFGDAPPILTEMIQSDIAVEGTTDKAGPQMDMDIALMPDADLNNNDRTKVGWYWYEGYKGIKYANLIISRIDVAVFKDEQEKNAVLGAAYFQRAYRYFKLVHQFGDVPFIDKEINEPKYDFYSSNRWSILEKLKKDLEFAYQWVPERVDRGRTSKAACGVLLMKVNMALLDFDSAITVGKEIVAMHPLMKNRFTSNKSKPNTNLMFDLHSVEAKLDGANSEGLMYVVSFPGVDGSDRIRTMRNAVPFWNNGGIKTPDGKTGTSIVLAENEQDNSLDLNKNYGRGIGRLRPTWYSTNEIWRKGKEDNDLRGIMNRDSWKTMEDLKYNEPTLKKDGNQWYGKNFVKPVGMSVEDSIRLWFSWPHYKIFVPDPLQTQWEGGETPWYIYRSAEVFLLLAESYYWKNDLGQAAIAMNEVRERAGASKLTAADINIGEILDERARELYYEENRHIELVRIAYTYAKSKKSCEIFGGRTYNLDGISGSGGVNSNIKQEGVNFWYDRVVSKSNFYNKGVKHKWAEYKVSVHHMLWPIPAKAINTNIKGVINQNIGYPGAERNQIPLLLEAEHNEVKAKT
- a CDS encoding SusC/RagA family TonB-linked outer membrane protein translates to MKEIRYLFQLFFFLWSMLFAFHGQVYGQGSERDIVGLVKSADGHFLEKVSVKLKGTSIGTATDVNGRYRIRIPVSPTTITLVFSHKGYETKELETQGKDDIEVILKDYVEDLEEVVVIGYGTAKRKDVTGAIASVQAEKLEKEAPRSIQDLLRGNAAGMVIGMGHSAKGDADLLVRGNGTLKAGNSPLNVIDGVIFDGTFADINPNDIQSIDILKDASATAVYGAKAANGVVLITTKKGKKGKPTITFNGNFGMVENAGMSRVMTADEFLNYRYDYEVGKNTTAYLEQYPERFMDPRKLTAVSQLDWFNYSQKDPVTAVTEDELVRTWLSRLELKTPEIENYLNNKITNWQDLVYQKGIQQDYSVAVSNSNETSNYYFSLNHVDREGIIVGDRFKNFRTRLNLETKITPYLKVGANSNFAVRNEGFLSADWNQSAIISPYGSNNMDDPTSIYQRLPTGDVTPVNPFFDNQFRDRKDVYNTLNSSLYAVVSLPFGIELQSNFTPSFVWQEYYNHDSSKNPEWAAKGGSSERTFKKTYNWQLDNVLRWKKRFDIHNFEVTLLQNAEKGQAWKTKATSSQFVPSDVLGWHRLQAGTIPINESEDTYKTGDALMARLFYSLKDRYMLTASIRRDGFSAFGSQNPRATFPALAFAWDFSSEGFMNNMAWLDYGKLRLSWGKNGNRDIGMYEALSDMTSGLHPYIDESGNIYLSSQLYVNRMANLGLKWETKASYNAGLDFSIFKGKLSGAVDFYTATTQDLLVNRSLPDIIGFSSVAANLGELNNKGFDITLNSNLLKKGDFNWNASAIFMLNRRKIVSLYGDMIDIKDSQGNVIGQKEADDIDNKWFIGQDPDRIWAYERNGVWQLGEEEEAEIYGNQPGDFKYIDQNGDQVMTNEDRTFQGYRSPRFRWSFRNEFSYRDLSLSFFLYSNWGQFNDFNRAANNNSFADRSTDYALPRWTADNPINDYARIGSKNIGTYYVDKSFIRLENIVLSYNLPKSILNTIQVQNLRVSASIRNAAYWTKDWKFGDPESKTVDNSYGIPTPRTYNLSLNVTL